In Plasmodium relictum strain SGS1 genome assembly, contig: PRELSG_00_v1_244, whole genome shotgun sequence, a single window of DNA contains:
- the ETRAMP gene encoding early transcribed membrane protein, whose translation MNISKIFYFFYFSFILNLTILQLVRSDTSVKNYVSSSEEKEASLEAKRRKKRNIILYSLICAGLITSIAIGGGVGWYLKKKRDEKFFNLPLKQPDGQIPNTSTPNTYNSPSIGTISLRGLFTENMNKGGISLKRFNSFVDSSKVAIAKHFRNLNSSKKNSFIKNKKIIRNVVKNLALKKNLKLSREQENVATEKLQGHLRVLHHNLKKK comes from the coding sequence atgaatatctcaaaaatattttactttttttatttttcatttattttaaatttaacaaTACTACAACTTGTTCGAAGTGACACTTCAGTAAAAAATTACGTAAGTTCATCGGAAGAGAAAGAAGCATCTTTGGAAgcaaaaagaagaaaaaaaaggaatataatTTTGTACTCGTTAATATGTGCAGGGTTAATTACCTCTATAGCTATTGGTGGTGGTGTGGGATGGtacttgaaaaaaaaaagagatgagaaattttttaatttgccTTTAAAACAACCAGACGGACAAATTCCAAATACTAGTACGCCCAATACTTACAACTCTCCTAGTATAGGTACAATAAGTTTAAGAGGACTATTCACTGAGAATATGAATAAAGGAGGTATCTCTTTGAAACgttttaattcttttgtGGATAGTTCCAAAGTAGCGATAGCGAAACATTTTCGAAATTTAAATAGTTCAAagaaaaattcttttataaaaaataaaaaaattataagaaacGTTGTTAAAAATTTAGCGctaaagaaaaatttgaaGCTTTCAAGAGAACAAGAAAATGTTGCAACTGAAAAATTACAAGGACACCTGAGAGTGTTAcatcataatttaaaaaaaaaatga